The following proteins are encoded in a genomic region of Brachypodium distachyon strain Bd21 chromosome 1, Brachypodium_distachyon_v3.0, whole genome shotgun sequence:
- the LOC100830266 gene encoding uncharacterized protein LOC100830266: protein MLGGAVHRRPLATMLQQYCRSPVPAAAFLAVAGVRINAATPRGGDKRRGMHVGGGGGSLWRKPEAGRLKLNFDGSSRQHVSSRSASIGGVVRDHEGRFVLGYAERIGKGSTSSVAELAALKRGLELALEHGWRGRALWVEGDAMAAVDAARGKGRRRVVSGRAEEDRRLCVEIAEMLPLLETDDEEEEDGGIMVVSHVGRAGNTVAHGFARLGHGAARPKVWRGVPPAEVMKHLHRDAQGE, encoded by the coding sequence ATGCTGGGAGGCGCCGTGCACCGACGTCCTCTGGCCACGATGCTGCAGCAATACTGCAGGAGCCCCGTACCGGCAGCAGCCTTCCTCGCCGTAGCCGGCGTCCGCATTAATGCTGCGACGCCGAGAGGCGGCGATAAGCGGCGGGGAATGcacgtgggcggcggcgggggctcgTTGTGGAGGAAGCCGGAGGCGGGGCGTCTGAAGCTCAACTTCGACGGGTCGTCGCGGCAGCACGTGTCCTCCCGGAGCGCGAGCATCGGCGGCGTGGTGCGCGACCACGAGGGGAGGTTCGTGCTGGGCTACGCGGAGCGGATCGGGAAGGGGTCCACGAGCTCGGTGGCGGAGCTGGCGGCGCTCAagcgcgggctggagctggcgCTGGAGCACGGGTGGCGCGGCCGGGCGCTGTGGGTCGAGGGcgacgccatggccgccgtggACGCCGCGCGCGggaaggggagaagaagggtCGTCAGTGgaagggcggaggaggaccgGAGGCTGTGCGTGGAGATCGCCGAgatgctgccgctgctcgagacggacgacgaggaagaggaagatgggGGCATTATGGTCGTGTCGCACGTGGGAAGGGCAGGGAACACGGTGGCGCACGGGTTCGCGAGGCTCGGGCACGGCGCGGCGAGGCCCAAGGTGTGGCGCGGGGTGCCGCCGGCCGAGGTGATGAAGCACCTGCATCGGGACGCCCAGGGGGAGTAG